The following are encoded together in the Neofelis nebulosa isolate mNeoNeb1 chromosome 9, mNeoNeb1.pri, whole genome shotgun sequence genome:
- the LOC131484334 gene encoding copper transport protein ATOX1-like: MLKHELFVDMTCEGCSSAVSRVLNKLGGVEFGLDLPNEKVCVNSEHSVDLLLETLGKTGQAVSYLGPK, translated from the coding sequence ATGCTGAAACACGAGTTGTTTGTGGACATGACCTGTGAAGGCTGCTCCAGTGCAGTCAGTCGGGTGCTCAATAAGCTGGGAGGAGTTGAGTTTGGCCTTGACCTGCCTAACGAGAAGGTTTGCGTCAACTCTGAGCACAGCGTGGATCTTCTGCTGGAGACCCTGGGAAAAACAGGACAAGCTGTTTCCTACCTCGGCCCCAAGTAG